From the Oleiphilus messinensis genome, one window contains:
- a CDS encoding EAL domain-containing protein: protein MITVKNYRNLGCKECLNGAGLDFDFSMAFQPIVDVISQTVFAQEALARGIGDTPAGTVFQHVNDDNRYAFDQACRVKAVRLTSKLNISSLLSINFMPNAVYRPELCIRTTLAAAEEFDFPITRIMFEVIESEKVEDVPHLHSIISHYTDQGFVTALDDFGAGFSGLNTLADLDVDVLKIDMHLARDIHPNARKRAIVKGITATCEELGIKIIAEGVETQAEYKVLRALSITLFQGYLIARPTYEALAEIAWDNLI from the coding sequence ATGATTACAGTAAAAAACTACCGCAACTTGGGGTGTAAAGAATGCTTGAATGGTGCCGGGCTCGATTTCGATTTTTCCATGGCGTTTCAACCGATTGTCGATGTGATCTCGCAAACGGTATTTGCACAGGAGGCTTTAGCCCGGGGAATTGGAGATACGCCGGCCGGAACCGTATTCCAGCATGTGAATGATGATAACCGGTATGCATTTGATCAGGCTTGCCGTGTAAAAGCGGTGCGCCTGACCTCGAAACTCAATATTTCATCCCTGCTGAGCATCAATTTCATGCCCAATGCGGTTTATCGCCCGGAGTTATGTATCCGCACGACATTGGCGGCTGCAGAAGAGTTCGATTTTCCGATTACACGGATTATGTTCGAAGTGATCGAGTCTGAAAAGGTTGAAGATGTCCCCCATCTCCACTCTATTATCAGTCATTATACCGATCAGGGTTTTGTCACTGCATTGGATGATTTTGGCGCGGGATTTTCAGGATTAAATACCTTGGCCGATCTAGATGTTGATGTGCTCAAAATCGACATGCATTTGGCTCGAGACATTCACCCCAATGCCCGAAAACGCGCCATCGTAAAAGGCATCACTGCCACCTGTGAGGAGTTGGGCATTAAAATTATCGCAGAAGGCGTCGAGACCCAAGCGGAATACAAAGTCCTTCGTGCACTGAGCATCACGCTGTTCCAGGGCTATCTAATCGCACGGCCCACCTATGAGGCATTGGCGGAAATAGCTTGGGATAATCTAATTTGA